From the genome of Candidatus Schekmanbacteria bacterium RIFCSPLOWO2_02_FULL_38_14, one region includes:
- a CDS encoding type I glyceraldehyde-3-phosphate dehydrogenase, producing the protein MAVKVGINGFGRIGRNFLRASANTKEIDIVAINDITSPATLAHLLKYDSVHGIFKADVKNTEDSIVVDGKKIKALSVKDPAQLPWKDLGVDIVVESTGLFVDKENASKHLSAGTKKVIISAPAKNPDITIVLGVNEKNYNPKEHNIISNASCTTNCLAPVAKVLLSEFGLKRGLMTTIHSYTNDQKILDLPHKDLRRARAAALSMIPTSTGAAKALALVIPELKGKFDGLAIRVPTPNVSLVDLVAELGRTVTVEEVNGAFKKAADGELKGILEYSGEPLVSIDFNGNSSSSIVDGSSTVVIEGNMVKVLAWYDNEWGYSCRIRDLILYMFKS; encoded by the coding sequence ATGGCAGTCAAAGTTGGAATCAACGGATTTGGAAGAATAGGAAGAAATTTTCTGAGAGCGTCAGCAAATACAAAAGAAATAGATATTGTTGCAATAAATGATATCACCAGCCCTGCAACGCTTGCGCATCTGTTAAAGTATGACTCAGTTCATGGTATTTTCAAAGCGGATGTAAAAAACACAGAGGATTCCATAGTAGTTGACGGGAAGAAAATAAAGGCTCTTTCAGTAAAAGACCCTGCCCAGCTTCCGTGGAAAGACCTTGGTGTTGATATTGTTGTTGAATCAACAGGGCTGTTTGTTGACAAAGAAAATGCATCAAAGCATCTTAGCGCCGGCACAAAAAAGGTAATAATTTCTGCTCCTGCAAAAAACCCTGACATTACTATTGTCCTGGGGGTTAATGAGAAAAACTACAATCCTAAAGAGCATAATATTATTTCAAATGCATCATGCACAACAAACTGCTTAGCGCCGGTTGCAAAGGTTCTTCTCAGCGAATTTGGTCTCAAAAGAGGGCTGATGACAACAATCCATTCCTATACAAATGACCAGAAGATTCTTGACCTTCCTCACAAGGATTTAAGAAGGGCAAGGGCAGCTGCTTTATCAATGATACCAACCAGCACTGGTGCTGCAAAAGCTCTGGCGCTTGTTATTCCTGAGCTTAAAGGGAAGTTTGATGGCCTTGCAATCCGTGTTCCGACTCCGAATGTTTCACTTGTTGACCTTGTTGCAGAGCTTGGGAGAACTGTTACAGTTGAAGAGGTTAACGGAGCTTTCAAAAAAGCTGCAGATGGTGAACTGAAAGGGATTCTTGAATACAGTGGCGAGCCTCTTGTATCAATAGATTTTAATGGCAATTCAAGTTCGTCAATTGTTGACGGAAGTTCAACTGTTGTGATTGAAGGAAATATGGTAAAAGTGCTTGCATGGTATGATAATGAATGGGGATATTCGTGCAGAATCAGAGACCTCATTCTTTATATGTTTAAGAGTTAA